The following proteins come from a genomic window of Carassius gibelio isolate Cgi1373 ecotype wild population from Czech Republic chromosome B8, carGib1.2-hapl.c, whole genome shotgun sequence:
- the LOC127963689 gene encoding calsenilin-like isoform X2 produces the protein MSVRWETEGLQTVGIVCLVIMFLKLMHLLGLIDITETDSSDSELELSTVRHQPEGLEQLQAQTKFTKKELQSLYRGFKNECPSGLVDEETFKTIYSQFFPQGDATTYAHFLFNAFDLDRNGSIRFEDFVIGLSVLLRGSVTEKLNWAFNLYDINKDGYITKEEMLLIMKSIYDMMGRYTYPSVRDEAPSEHVEKFFQKMDRNRDGVVTIEEFIETCQKDENIMNSMQLFENVI, from the exons ATGAGTGTGAGATGGGAGACAGAGGGGTTACAGACGGTGGGCATCGTCTGCCTGGTCATCATGTTTCTCAAACTCATGCATCTGCTTGGACTCATAGACATAACTGAGAcag ACAGCAGTGACAGTGAGCTGGAGCTGTCCACGGTGCGACATCAGCCCGAGGGTCTGGAGCAGCTGCAGGCTCAGACCAAATTCACCAAGAAGGAGCTGCAGTCCCTTTATAGGGGCTTCAAAAAC GAGTGCCCAAGTGGTTTGGTTGATGAGGAAACTTTCAAGACCATCTACTCTCAGTTCTTTCCCCAAGGGg ATGCCACCACATATGCGCACTTCTTGTTTAATGCGTTTGATCTCGATAGAAATGGCTCAATTCGTTTTGAG GACTTTGTGATTGGTCTGTCTGTGTTGTTGAGAGGATCTGTCACTGAAAAGCTCAATTGGGCTTTCAACCTTTATGACATCAACAAGGATGGATACATCACTAAAGAG gagatgCTGTTAATCATGAAGTCAATCTATGACATGATGGGCAGGTACACTTACCCCAGTGTGCGAGATGAAGCTCCATCTGAACATGTGGAAAAGTTCTTCCAG AAAATGGACAGAAATCGAGATGGTGTGGTCACTATTGAGGAGTTTATTGAGACCTGTCAGAAA GACGAAAACATCATGAACTCCATgcagctttttgaaaatgtgatttaG
- the LOC127963689 gene encoding calsenilin-like isoform X3 — protein sequence MGIQGMELFAIGVVIILFVAVLKQFGILEPMSLEDSSDSELELSTVRHQPEGLEQLQAQTKFTKKELQSLYRGFKNECPSGLVDEETFKTIYSQFFPQGDATTYAHFLFNAFDLDRNGSIRFEDFVIGLSVLLRGSVTEKLNWAFNLYDINKDGYITKEEMLLIMKSIYDMMGRYTYPSVRDEAPSEHVEKFFQKMDRNRDGVVTIEEFIETCQKDENIMNSMQLFENVI from the exons ATGGGTATTCAGGGAATGGAGCTGTTTGCCATCGGAGTGGTGATCATTCTGTTCGTGGCAGTTCTCAAACAGTTCGGCATTCTGGAGCCTATGTCACTTGAAG ACAGCAGTGACAGTGAGCTGGAGCTGTCCACGGTGCGACATCAGCCCGAGGGTCTGGAGCAGCTGCAGGCTCAGACCAAATTCACCAAGAAGGAGCTGCAGTCCCTTTATAGGGGCTTCAAAAAC GAGTGCCCAAGTGGTTTGGTTGATGAGGAAACTTTCAAGACCATCTACTCTCAGTTCTTTCCCCAAGGGg ATGCCACCACATATGCGCACTTCTTGTTTAATGCGTTTGATCTCGATAGAAATGGCTCAATTCGTTTTGAG GACTTTGTGATTGGTCTGTCTGTGTTGTTGAGAGGATCTGTCACTGAAAAGCTCAATTGGGCTTTCAACCTTTATGACATCAACAAGGATGGATACATCACTAAAGAG gagatgCTGTTAATCATGAAGTCAATCTATGACATGATGGGCAGGTACACTTACCCCAGTGTGCGAGATGAAGCTCCATCTGAACATGTGGAAAAGTTCTTCCAG AAAATGGACAGAAATCGAGATGGTGTGGTCACTATTGAGGAGTTTATTGAGACCTGTCAGAAA GACGAAAACATCATGAACTCCATgcagctttttgaaaatgtgatttaG
- the LOC127963689 gene encoding calsenilin-like isoform X1, which yields MLTLLLLLPFFFLFLSSQLLSPPLKCSHTPSRPACHQLTPFLTPSPSSSLFFCSFSPIDSSDSELELSTVRHQPEGLEQLQAQTKFTKKELQSLYRGFKNECPSGLVDEETFKTIYSQFFPQGDATTYAHFLFNAFDLDRNGSIRFEDFVIGLSVLLRGSVTEKLNWAFNLYDINKDGYITKEEMLLIMKSIYDMMGRYTYPSVRDEAPSEHVEKFFQKMDRNRDGVVTIEEFIETCQKDENIMNSMQLFENVI from the exons ATGCTAACTCTTTTGCTTTTACTcccctttttcttcctctttctctcctcgCAACTGCTGTCTCCCCCTTTGAAATGCTCTCACACCCCATCCCGTCCTGCATGCCATCAACTCACCCCGTTCCTGACCCCTTccccctcttcctctctctttttctgctCTTTCTCTCCCATAGACAGCAGTGACAGTGAGCTGGAGCTGTCCACGGTGCGACATCAGCCCGAGGGTCTGGAGCAGCTGCAGGCTCAGACCAAATTCACCAAGAAGGAGCTGCAGTCCCTTTATAGGGGCTTCAAAAAC GAGTGCCCAAGTGGTTTGGTTGATGAGGAAACTTTCAAGACCATCTACTCTCAGTTCTTTCCCCAAGGGg ATGCCACCACATATGCGCACTTCTTGTTTAATGCGTTTGATCTCGATAGAAATGGCTCAATTCGTTTTGAG GACTTTGTGATTGGTCTGTCTGTGTTGTTGAGAGGATCTGTCACTGAAAAGCTCAATTGGGCTTTCAACCTTTATGACATCAACAAGGATGGATACATCACTAAAGAG gagatgCTGTTAATCATGAAGTCAATCTATGACATGATGGGCAGGTACACTTACCCCAGTGTGCGAGATGAAGCTCCATCTGAACATGTGGAAAAGTTCTTCCAG AAAATGGACAGAAATCGAGATGGTGTGGTCACTATTGAGGAGTTTATTGAGACCTGTCAGAAA GACGAAAACATCATGAACTCCATgcagctttttgaaaatgtgatttaG